A region from the Myxococcaceae bacterium JPH2 genome encodes:
- a CDS encoding metal ABC transporter ATP-binding protein codes for MLPPIDLTVRRGQFVAVIGRNGSGKSTWFKTLLGLIEPVSGSVDRAGPHVRSAYVPQTSAIDALLPVRTRELTAWGRLSGWNFLRPFAARSDRHAVDTAIDTAGARAIAHRPYRELSEGQKQRALLARVIATEADLVLLDEPTAAMDAVAERETMQRLCALSRERGLGVVVVSHDLIVAAEHADVLLFVDRETSAIVMGDARTVFCHPAFRRQYGDDYCQRAPPGPHRGTDAG; via the coding sequence ATGTTGCCGCCCATCGACCTGACGGTGCGACGCGGGCAGTTCGTGGCCGTCATCGGACGCAATGGCTCCGGCAAGAGCACGTGGTTCAAGACCCTGCTGGGCTTGATTGAGCCCGTGTCCGGCTCCGTCGATCGGGCGGGGCCGCATGTGCGCAGTGCCTATGTGCCGCAGACGTCCGCCATCGACGCGCTGCTGCCCGTGCGCACGCGCGAGCTGACGGCCTGGGGCCGGCTGTCGGGATGGAACTTCCTGCGCCCCTTCGCCGCGCGCTCGGACCGCCATGCGGTGGACACGGCCATCGATACGGCGGGAGCTCGCGCCATCGCCCACCGTCCCTATCGCGAGCTGTCCGAGGGGCAGAAACAACGCGCCCTCCTCGCGCGCGTCATCGCCACAGAGGCCGACCTCGTGCTGCTCGATGAGCCCACGGCCGCCATGGACGCAGTGGCCGAGCGCGAGACGATGCAGCGCCTGTGCGCACTGTCGCGCGAGCGTGGGCTGGGCGTCGTCGTGGTGAGTCACGACCTCATCGTGGCCGCCGAGCACGCCGATGTCCTCCTCTTCGTCGACCGAGAGACGTCCGCCATCGTGATGGGCGATGCGCGCACCGTCTTCTGTCACCCCGCATTCCGCCGCCAGTACGGCGACGACTACTGCCAACGCGCACCTCCGGGACCACACCGTGGAACAGACGCTGGTTGA
- a CDS encoding metal ABC transporter permease: protein MEQTLVDPSKWEQFRAGWELFRDPILCALIAGCVLGFLSVYVVLRRMVFVSAAVTNSAGLGVALAFYAEIHLGQHVEPVVGATLLAVAATLLLMVEPARLRLSRESLLGMAYALTGGAAILVGDRISQEAHDIQGILFGTAVLVTPEQLATVAIVGGLVLFIHLWWYRGLTFASFDRVGASVQGLPVRVLDTVLMVSIGVMVGVSTRALGSLPVFAFSTVSAIAALVLDLRLPWTFLAATLAGGIAGVGGYLFAYFNDFPVGGSQTVVSAVLVGLAMAVRLVRNAVSKPS from the coding sequence GTGGAACAGACGCTGGTTGACCCTTCCAAGTGGGAGCAGTTCCGCGCGGGCTGGGAGCTGTTCCGAGATCCCATCCTGTGCGCGCTCATCGCAGGCTGCGTGCTCGGCTTCCTCAGCGTCTACGTGGTGCTGCGGCGCATGGTGTTCGTCAGCGCGGCCGTGACGAACTCCGCGGGCCTGGGCGTGGCGCTGGCCTTCTATGCGGAGATCCACCTGGGTCAGCATGTGGAGCCCGTCGTGGGCGCCACCTTGCTGGCCGTGGCCGCCACGCTGCTGCTCATGGTCGAGCCCGCTCGACTGCGGCTCTCTCGCGAGAGCTTGCTGGGCATGGCCTATGCGCTGACAGGCGGAGCGGCCATCCTCGTGGGCGACCGCATCTCGCAGGAGGCCCATGACATCCAGGGCATCTTGTTCGGAACCGCGGTGCTCGTGACGCCCGAGCAGTTGGCGACGGTGGCCATTGTCGGCGGCCTCGTGCTGTTCATCCACCTGTGGTGGTACCGAGGGCTCACCTTCGCGAGCTTCGACCGAGTCGGCGCCAGCGTTCAGGGGCTTCCCGTTCGCGTGCTGGACACCGTGCTCATGGTGTCCATCGGCGTCATGGTGGGCGTGTCCACGCGGGCACTGGGCTCGCTGCCCGTGTTCGCGTTCTCCACCGTGTCCGCCATCGCCGCGCTGGTGTTGGACCTGCGCCTGCCCTGGACGTTCCTCGCGGCCACCCTCGCCGGGGGCATCGCGGGCGTGGGTGGCTATCTGTTCGCCTACTTCAACGACTTTCCGGTAGGCGGCTCGCAGACAGTCGTGTCGGCCGTGCTCGTGGGGCTCGCGATGGCGGTTCGACTGGTGCGCAACGCGGTGAGCAAGCCGAGCTGA
- a CDS encoding vitamin B12-dependent ribonucleotide reductase, producing METELSANPALNGSERRRTKGKAEGSATTGLTVERFFTTPGVDPADELAWEYRSANITGEDGKVVFEQKDIEVPRPWSMLATNVVASKYFRGTPGTPERESSVRKLVARVVDTLTHWGVDGGYFKSDADRDAFHAELTHLLLRQKAAFNSPVWFNVGVEEKPQCSACFINSVEDSMESILGLARTEGMLFKYGSGTGSNLSSLRGSKELLAGGGTASGPVSFMKGFDAFAGVIKSGGKTRRAAKMVILNADHPDILEFIRCKSSEEKKAWALIEAGYDPSFNGEAYASVFFQNSNNSVRVTDDFMKAVVNDAPWTTRAVRDGRALETHRARDLFREISEAAHLCGDPGLQFDTTVNAWHTCAGTARIHASNPCSEYMFLDDSACNLASLNLMHFRTLEGGFDVAAFKHAVDVVLLAQEIIVGFSRYPTDRIERNSHDYRPLGLGYANLGALLMASGLPYDSTTGRNYAAAITSLMCGEAYAMSARIAGKQGSFAGYAKNAEPMLGVIRKHRKAAYAVQPEGVGAELFEAQRHAWDEALSLGTEHGFRNSQVTVLAPTGTIGFMMDCDTTGIEPDIALIKYKKLVGGGMLKIVNQTVPFALEKLGYPQTQAHDIVAYLDRHDTIEGAPFLKTEHLPVFDCAFKPAKGQRSIAWMGHIQMMEACQPFLSGAISKTVNMPTDASVEDIEKAYLEAWKRGLKAIAVYRDGCKRTQPLNTSAQASAPQPAAAPEVAPAVTPEPHAQRRRLPDERQSITHKFSIGGHEGYLTVGMYEDGTAGELFVVMAKEGSVVSGLMDSFATSVSLALQYGVPLRVLVDKFIHTRFEPSGFTGNRDIPIAKSITDYIFRWLALKFMPAEQGQDEVEVLPVLTQGSTVPVAQAQPATIQLPVQPSRSTWRNQADAPPCHTCGAIMVRSGACYKCANCGTTSGCS from the coding sequence ATGGAGACGGAGCTGAGCGCGAATCCCGCGTTGAATGGGTCGGAGCGGCGTAGGACGAAGGGCAAGGCGGAGGGCAGCGCGACGACGGGGCTGACCGTGGAGCGTTTCTTCACGACGCCCGGCGTGGATCCGGCCGATGAGCTGGCGTGGGAGTACCGCAGCGCGAACATCACCGGCGAGGACGGCAAGGTCGTCTTCGAGCAGAAGGACATCGAGGTCCCGCGCCCCTGGTCGATGCTGGCGACGAACGTGGTGGCGTCGAAGTACTTCCGTGGGACGCCGGGCACGCCCGAGCGGGAGTCGAGCGTGCGCAAGCTGGTGGCGCGCGTGGTGGACACCCTCACCCACTGGGGCGTGGACGGCGGCTACTTCAAAAGCGACGCGGACCGCGATGCGTTCCACGCCGAGCTGACGCACCTGCTGCTGCGCCAGAAGGCGGCGTTCAACTCGCCGGTCTGGTTCAACGTGGGCGTGGAGGAGAAGCCGCAGTGCTCCGCGTGCTTCATCAACAGCGTGGAGGACTCCATGGAGTCCATCCTCGGGCTGGCGCGAACCGAGGGCATGCTCTTCAAGTACGGCAGCGGCACGGGCAGCAACCTGTCCTCGCTGCGCGGCAGCAAGGAGCTGCTCGCGGGCGGTGGCACCGCGTCCGGCCCGGTGTCGTTCATGAAGGGCTTCGACGCGTTCGCGGGCGTCATCAAGAGCGGCGGCAAGACGCGGCGCGCGGCGAAGATGGTCATCCTCAACGCGGACCATCCCGACATCCTCGAGTTCATCCGGTGCAAGTCGTCCGAGGAGAAGAAGGCCTGGGCGCTCATCGAGGCCGGGTATGACCCGTCGTTCAACGGCGAGGCGTACGCGTCGGTGTTCTTCCAGAACTCGAACAACTCGGTGCGCGTCACCGACGACTTCATGAAGGCCGTGGTCAACGACGCGCCGTGGACGACGCGCGCGGTGCGCGACGGGCGCGCGCTGGAGACCCATCGGGCCCGCGACCTGTTCCGGGAGATCTCCGAGGCCGCGCACCTGTGCGGCGACCCGGGCCTCCAGTTCGACACCACGGTGAACGCCTGGCACACGTGCGCGGGCACGGCGCGCATCCACGCGTCCAACCCCTGCTCCGAGTACATGTTCCTGGATGACTCGGCCTGCAACCTGGCGTCGCTCAACCTGATGCACTTCCGCACGCTGGAGGGTGGCTTCGATGTCGCCGCCTTCAAGCACGCGGTGGACGTGGTGCTGCTGGCGCAGGAGATCATCGTCGGCTTCAGCCGCTACCCCACGGACCGCATCGAGCGGAACAGCCACGACTACCGCCCCCTGGGCCTGGGCTACGCCAACCTGGGCGCGCTGCTGATGGCCAGCGGGCTGCCGTATGACTCCACCACGGGGCGCAACTACGCGGCGGCCATCACCTCGCTCATGTGCGGCGAGGCCTACGCGATGAGCGCTCGCATCGCGGGCAAGCAGGGTTCGTTCGCCGGCTACGCCAAGAACGCCGAGCCCATGCTGGGCGTCATCCGCAAGCACCGCAAGGCCGCCTACGCCGTGCAGCCCGAGGGCGTGGGCGCGGAGCTGTTCGAGGCCCAGCGCCACGCGTGGGACGAGGCGCTGTCGCTCGGCACCGAGCATGGCTTCCGCAACAGCCAGGTGACGGTGCTCGCGCCCACGGGGACCATTGGCTTCATGATGGACTGCGACACCACCGGCATCGAGCCGGACATCGCGCTCATCAAGTACAAGAAGCTGGTGGGCGGCGGGATGCTGAAGATCGTCAACCAGACGGTGCCGTTCGCGCTGGAGAAGCTCGGCTATCCGCAGACGCAGGCGCACGACATCGTCGCGTACCTGGATCGCCACGACACCATCGAGGGCGCGCCCTTCCTCAAGACCGAGCACCTGCCCGTGTTCGACTGCGCCTTCAAGCCCGCCAAGGGACAGCGCAGCATCGCGTGGATGGGGCACATCCAGATGATGGAGGCGTGCCAGCCGTTCCTCTCTGGCGCCATCTCGAAGACGGTCAACATGCCCACGGACGCCTCGGTGGAGGACATCGAGAAGGCGTACCTGGAGGCGTGGAAGCGCGGCCTCAAGGCCATCGCGGTGTATCGCGACGGCTGCAAGCGGACCCAGCCGCTCAACACCTCCGCGCAGGCCTCGGCGCCGCAGCCTGCCGCTGCCCCCGAGGTGGCGCCCGCCGTCACGCCCGAGCCCCACGCGCAGCGCCGTCGCCTGCCGGACGAGCGCCAGTCCATCACGCACAAGTTCTCCATCGGCGGCCATGAGGGCTACCTCACGGTCGGCATGTACGAGGACGGCACGGCCGGCGAGCTGTTCGTCGTGATGGCCAAGGAGGGCTCGGTGGTGAGCGGGCTGATGGACAGCTTCGCCACCAGCGTGTCGCTGGCGCTCCAGTACGGCGTCCCGCTGCGCGTGCTCGTGGACAAGTTCATCCACACGCGCTTCGAGCCGAGCGGCTTCACCGGCAACCGCGACATCCCCATCGCGAAGTCCATCACCGACTACATCTTCCGGTGGCTCGCGCTGAAGTTCATGCCTGCGGAGCAGGGTCAGGACGAGGTCGAGGTGTTGCCCGTCCTCACGCAGGGCTCGACGGTGCCTGTCGCGCAGGCACAGCCCGCGACAATCCAGCTCCCCGTGCAGCCCTCGCGCAGCACGTGGCGGAATCAGGCGGACGCGCCTCCGTGCCACACGTGCGGCGCGATCATGGTGCGCAGTGGTGCCTGCTACAAATGCGCGAACTGCGGCACCACGAGCGGGTGCAGCTGA
- a CDS encoding Bax inhibitor-1/YccA family protein produces MAWETSGWQTAESPTANELLMQQSQRAFMTRVYAWMFVGLMITGATAFATVANEAWLTTVLQWRFGLIIAQLGLVLVLSGMAPRLSGPVAGALFVAYSALTGTTLSVIFLVYTMGSIGQAFFLAAGVFAAMALYGTFTKKDLNAWKSFLFIGLVGIVLAGVVNLFLSSDGLGFVTACATVLVFAGLTAYDNQKLRQYHASSGFSSAATLSIVGALMLYLDFVNLFLALVRLLGKRR; encoded by the coding sequence ATGGCCTGGGAAACTTCTGGCTGGCAGACCGCCGAGTCGCCGACGGCGAACGAGCTGTTGATGCAGCAGTCGCAGCGCGCGTTCATGACCCGCGTGTACGCGTGGATGTTCGTGGGCCTGATGATCACGGGTGCCACCGCGTTCGCGACAGTCGCGAACGAGGCGTGGCTCACCACCGTCCTGCAGTGGCGCTTCGGGTTGATCATCGCGCAGCTGGGCCTGGTGCTGGTGCTCTCGGGCATGGCGCCTCGGCTGTCTGGCCCGGTGGCGGGCGCCCTGTTCGTGGCCTATTCGGCGCTCACGGGGACGACGCTGTCCGTCATCTTCCTCGTCTACACCATGGGCTCCATCGGGCAGGCGTTCTTCCTGGCCGCGGGCGTCTTCGCGGCGATGGCGCTCTACGGCACCTTCACCAAGAAGGACCTCAATGCGTGGAAGAGCTTCCTGTTCATCGGGCTCGTCGGCATCGTGCTGGCTGGCGTGGTCAACCTGTTCCTGAGCAGTGACGGGCTCGGCTTCGTCACCGCCTGCGCCACGGTCCTCGTCTTCGCGGGCCTCACGGCGTACGACAACCAGAAGCTGCGCCAGTACCACGCGAGCAGCGGCTTCAGCAGCGCCGCGACGCTCAGCATCGTCGGCGCGCTGATGCTCTACCTGGACTTCGTGAACCTGTTCCTCGCGCTGGTCCGGCTGCTGGGCAAGCGCCGCTAG
- a CDS encoding isochorismatase family protein gives MPSFRLKQDQTALLVVDIQERLCAVMDRDDLDRMLARTNAAIEGARALGLPVLVTEQYPKGLGPTHSLLRMRLGDVKPVEKLEFSAAVPEVLSALGPRRQVLVVGMETHICIFQTIRDLAEQGFEPYLLADAVLSRTAEDRRVGLELSRDAGARILTVEAALFDLLGRAGTPEFKKISAAVR, from the coding sequence ATGCCTTCGTTTCGCCTGAAGCAGGACCAGACCGCGCTGCTCGTCGTGGACATCCAGGAGCGCCTGTGCGCGGTGATGGACCGGGACGACCTGGACCGGATGCTGGCCCGAACGAACGCGGCCATCGAAGGCGCGCGAGCGCTCGGTCTGCCGGTGCTCGTCACGGAGCAGTACCCCAAGGGGCTCGGGCCGACGCACTCGCTGCTGCGCATGCGGTTGGGGGACGTGAAGCCGGTGGAGAAGCTGGAGTTCAGCGCCGCCGTGCCCGAGGTGCTCTCCGCGTTGGGGCCGCGCCGTCAGGTGCTGGTGGTGGGCATGGAGACGCACATCTGCATCTTCCAGACGATTCGCGACCTCGCGGAGCAAGGCTTCGAGCCCTACCTCCTCGCGGACGCCGTCCTCTCTCGCACGGCGGAGGATCGGCGCGTGGGGCTGGAGCTGTCGCGGGACGCGGGGGCGCGGATCCTCACGGTGGAGGCCGCGCTCTTCGACTTGCTCGGGCGCGCGGGCACGCCCGAGTTCAAGAAGATCTCCGCCGCGGTCCGCTGA